Proteins encoded together in one Polaribacter reichenbachii window:
- a CDS encoding FecR family protein, with protein MTKRKYDDVNEFLEDESFKNWVLQTNATDINFWEYWIANNPNKKDLVNTAKDLILGISFRKNTVSEEKVALEWQKLQAKIKAKEAKPKRKVILLRKLSIAASILLIVTTGLYFLNQNSKITHKTHYGEILKVKLQDGSDVTLNSNSSLSYYKNESRKVWLSGEAFFKVDKKKATNAKFWVVTQDLSIQVYGTAFNVNTKKKKTDVFLEEGDIWLSLKNGETKKMLPGNYISYSAKENRILEDKNIDNSSLKTSWKDGTLLFEALSLEKAMEKIKESYGYAVVFKDDKAKNTLITGAVPLTNIDICIEAIEKSVDVIIIKKDNSLIISKK; from the coding sequence ATGACTAAGAGAAAATACGATGATGTTAATGAGTTTTTAGAAGATGAGTCTTTTAAAAATTGGGTACTTCAAACAAATGCAACAGACATTAATTTTTGGGAATATTGGATCGCTAATAATCCGAATAAAAAAGATTTAGTAAATACGGCTAAAGATTTAATTCTAGGAATTTCTTTTCGAAAAAATACCGTTTCTGAAGAAAAAGTGGCTTTAGAATGGCAAAAATTGCAAGCTAAAATTAAAGCTAAAGAAGCAAAACCTAAGAGAAAGGTTATATTATTAAGAAAACTGAGTATTGCTGCATCAATTCTTTTAATAGTAACAACCGGACTTTATTTCTTAAACCAAAATTCTAAAATAACGCACAAAACGCATTATGGCGAAATTTTAAAAGTAAAGCTACAAGATGGTAGTGATGTTACTTTAAATTCCAATTCTAGTCTGTCATACTATAAAAACGAAAGTAGAAAAGTATGGTTGTCTGGAGAAGCTTTTTTTAAGGTTGATAAAAAGAAAGCAACCAATGCAAAATTTTGGGTTGTTACTCAAGATTTATCAATACAAGTTTATGGTACCGCATTTAATGTAAATACAAAAAAGAAAAAAACAGATGTATTTTTAGAAGAAGGTGATATTTGGTTGTCACTCAAAAATGGCGAGACCAAAAAAATGCTGCCTGGTAATTATATTTCATATTCAGCTAAAGAAAACAGAATCTTAGAAGATAAAAATATTGATAATTCTTCACTAAAAACTTCTTGGAAAGATGGTACTTTACTTTTTGAAGCGTTATCTTTGGAAAAAGCTATGGAAAAAATTAAAGAATCTTATGGTTATGCTGTAGTTTTTAAAGATGATAAAGCTAAAAACACTTTAATTACAGGAGCAGTGCCTTTAACAAATATAGATATTTGTATTGAGGCTATAGAAAAATCGGTAGATGTAATAATTATTAAAAAAGACAATAGTTTAATTATCAGCAAAAAATAG
- a CDS encoding TonB-dependent receptor, producing the protein MKQKYFLKLITITFMFMLPIGLMAQTVKGKVTDKSGGVLPYMNVLVKGTTNGTVTDDNGEFSISVKSLPITLVVSSMGFATKEVKVATTAYLTIVVADDNALEEVVVIGSRNPNRTAIDSPVPIDIVNVKELALSSPQVNLNQLLNFVAPSFTSNTQTISDGTDHIDPASLRGLGPDQVLVLINGKRRHTSSLVNVNGTFGRGSVGTDLNAIPSASIKRIEVLRDGAAAQYGSDAIAGVINIVLNESVNELSLNVTSGANFSKNANGQTGGVDGETINISANYGLPIGENGGFINFTGDFDFREDYSRMKEWEGNVFNLYNTVERFASNDGYDLTKLLDDDVSDVIQYANAAGINLNGASTKPELQTILSADNTTAELAARGLERKDFNMRVGQSKVRGGRFFANFKLPLDDNGTEIYSFAGLGSRNGNSAGFYRLPNQSRTYTPAYINGFLPEINSTITDKSVAVGIKGKIGEWNVDFSNTYGKNSFDYMIGNTFNASMGNSSPTTFDAGGFAFSQNTVNLDLSKFYEDTFQGLGVAFGAEYRLENYEIIAGETASYSQYTAAGEPITLSTQVPLTDFFGAGRPGGSQVFPGFSPSNELSRGRNSVAGYVDLDATLSEQFSLTAATRFENYSDFGSTVNFKLASIYKVSDNFRIRASFNTGFRAPSLHQLNYNATSTIFDQNGDPQEVGTFANDSRAAKLLGIPQLKEETSSSFSAGFTAKLPESNITFTLDGYVVNIDDRVVYTGQFQGPGTGTELDNLLAQANASAASFFANAIDTQSKGLDFVITHKADLGSNSRLTSDLSATLSKTEQVGDIKSSEVLKNAGLESTYFPEDSRVYLEEAVPRTKFNLTNSFTSGKFNIFLRNVYFGEVTEATTVVANQQVFSSKVVTDLSFGYKAADNLTLTIGANNLLDIYPDMADAAYGNRSSGRFDWSRRAQQFGISGRFLFARLSFNLK; encoded by the coding sequence ATGAAACAAAAGTATTTTTTAAAATTAATCACGATTACTTTTATGTTTATGCTTCCTATTGGATTAATGGCACAAACTGTAAAAGGGAAAGTAACTGATAAATCAGGAGGTGTTTTACCTTATATGAATGTATTAGTAAAGGGAACAACAAATGGAACTGTAACAGACGATAATGGAGAGTTTAGTATTAGCGTTAAAAGTTTACCAATAACATTAGTGGTATCTTCTATGGGTTTTGCAACAAAAGAAGTAAAAGTTGCAACTACAGCGTATTTAACAATTGTTGTTGCAGATGACAATGCTTTAGAAGAAGTTGTTGTAATTGGTTCTAGAAATCCAAATAGAACAGCTATAGACTCACCTGTGCCTATAGATATTGTAAATGTAAAAGAATTAGCATTGAGTTCTCCTCAAGTAAATTTAAATCAACTTTTAAATTTTGTTGCACCATCATTTACATCAAATACACAAACAATTTCTGATGGAACAGATCACATAGATCCGGCATCTTTAAGAGGTTTAGGACCAGATCAAGTTTTGGTTTTAATCAACGGAAAAAGAAGACATACTTCTTCTTTAGTAAATGTAAATGGTACTTTTGGTAGAGGTAGTGTAGGTACAGATTTAAATGCTATACCTTCTGCATCAATTAAAAGAATAGAAGTTTTAAGAGATGGTGCTGCTGCACAATATGGTTCTGATGCTATTGCTGGGGTTATTAATATTGTTTTAAATGAAAGTGTAAATGAGCTTTCTTTAAATGTAACATCTGGAGCTAACTTTAGTAAAAATGCAAACGGACAAACTGGTGGTGTAGATGGTGAAACCATTAATATTAGCGCAAATTATGGTTTACCTATTGGCGAAAATGGAGGGTTTATAAATTTTACTGGAGATTTTGATTTTAGAGAAGATTACAGCAGAATGAAAGAGTGGGAAGGAAATGTTTTTAACCTTTACAATACTGTAGAAAGATTTGCTAGTAATGATGGTTATGATTTAACAAAATTATTAGATGATGATGTAAGCGATGTAATTCAGTATGCAAATGCAGCTGGTATTAATTTAAATGGAGCGTCTACAAAGCCAGAATTACAGACAATTTTATCTGCTGATAATACTACAGCAGAATTGGCTGCAAGAGGTTTAGAAAGAAAAGATTTTAATATGAGAGTTGGGCAATCTAAAGTTCGTGGAGGTAGATTTTTTGCCAACTTTAAATTGCCTTTAGATGATAATGGAACAGAAATCTATTCTTTTGCTGGTTTAGGTTCTAGAAATGGTAATTCAGCTGGTTTTTATAGGCTACCAAACCAAAGTAGAACTTATACACCTGCTTACATTAATGGTTTTTTACCAGAAATTAATTCTACAATTACAGACAAGTCTGTAGCTGTTGGTATTAAGGGTAAAATAGGTGAATGGAATGTAGATTTTTCTAATACTTATGGTAAAAACTCATTCGATTATATGATTGGTAATACTTTTAATGCATCTATGGGAAATTCTTCTCCAACTACTTTTGATGCAGGTGGATTTGCTTTTTCGCAAAACACGGTAAATTTAGATTTAAGTAAATTTTACGAAGATACCTTTCAAGGTTTAGGTGTTGCTTTTGGTGCAGAATATAGATTAGAAAACTACGAGATTATTGCAGGTGAAACAGCTTCTTACTCACAATATACAGCAGCTGGTGAACCGATTACACTTTCTACTCAAGTACCTTTAACAGACTTTTTTGGTGCAGGTAGACCTGGTGGTTCTCAAGTATTTCCTGGTTTTAGTCCAAGTAACGAGTTAAGTAGAGGTAGAAATAGTGTTGCAGGTTATGTAGATTTAGATGCTACTTTATCTGAGCAATTTTCTTTAACTGCAGCTACTCGTTTCGAAAACTATTCAGATTTTGGATCTACAGTTAATTTTAAATTAGCATCAATTTATAAAGTTTCTGATAATTTTAGAATTAGAGCCTCTTTTAATACCGGTTTTAGAGCGCCATCTTTACATCAATTAAATTATAATGCAACTTCTACTATTTTCGATCAAAATGGAGATCCGCAAGAAGTTGGTACTTTTGCAAATGATAGTAGAGCAGCAAAATTATTAGGTATTCCTCAGTTAAAAGAAGAAACTTCTAGTAGTTTTAGTGCAGGTTTTACAGCTAAATTACCAGAATCTAATATTACGTTTACTCTAGATGGTTATGTTGTTAATATAGATGATAGAGTAGTTTATACAGGTCAGTTTCAAGGTCCAGGAACAGGTACAGAATTAGATAATCTTTTAGCGCAAGCAAATGCTTCTGCAGCATCTTTCTTTGCAAATGCAATAGATACGCAGTCTAAAGGTTTAGATTTTGTAATTACGCATAAAGCAGATCTTGGTTCAAATTCTAGATTAACATCAGATTTATCTGCTACCTTATCTAAAACAGAACAAGTTGGAGATATAAAATCATCTGAAGTTTTAAAGAATGCCGGTTTAGAAAGTACTTATTTTCCTGAAGATAGTAGAGTTTATTTAGAAGAAGCTGTACCGAGAACTAAGTTTAATTTAACAAATAGTTTTACTTCTGGTAAGTTTAATATCTTTTTAAGAAATGTATATTTTGGTGAAGTAACAGAAGCAACTACAGTAGTTGCAAATCAGCAAGTATTCAGCTCTAAAGTAGTTACTGATTTATCTTTTGGTTATAAAGCTGCAGATAATTTAACGTTAACTATTGGTGCAAATAACTTATTAGATATTTATCCAGATATGGCAGATGCTGCTTATGGGAACAGAAGTTCTGGACGTTTTGATTGGTCTAGAAGAGCACAGCAATTTGGTATTAGTGGTAGATTCTTATTCGCAAGATTAAGTTTTAACTTAAAATAA
- a CDS encoding TonB-dependent receptor: MIRKNVHKTLLSFFLILCICHKTVAQTAEQKTIPLSVLLNKISNKHKIFFTYNVNLLSGKYIQEEGFKDLSLEESISLLEKLTPFVIDDLGNNYYVIYNKKDVKKLKANKKKTDVINPKSSINNDFKEQKIRVKGIVLSSDNTPLTGATLLEQSSLVGVTTNQDGIFEFETLKNNLVTVSFLGHESKKLKLIANKFHTITLLAGQELEEVQIVGSRNKNRVANDSPVAIDFIDIEKTASKNSQVEINQFLQYVIPSFNATKQSGADGADHIDPATIRGLGPDQTLVLINGKRRHQASLVNLYGTRGRGNSGTDLNTIPISAIKRIELLRDGASAQYGSDAIAGVLNIVLKDSDNELNVGSTVGFYNADTENILPNKTDGFIYKLALNYGTKINKGGFVNITAEALSSDKTFRKGTEIRENYGQAGISNVSLFLNSEIPIHKNAKFYANGGFNYKNTEAFAFTRKAESERNVLEIYPDGFNPLITSQILDNSFSFGLITSFNDWNIDANNTFGRNNFHYNIKNTLNATLVENSPTDFDAGGHQLIQNTTSIDFSKYFLKDKYGFNIALGLEHRLDKYKIFAGEEASYKSYDVNGNSIDSDTQFSEYQMLNGVIRPGGSQGFPGYAIENEVDRDRSNFGVYADTEVDFSKKFMIAAALRYEYYSDFGSTLNYKLASRVKITNKLSARTSFSTGFRAPSLAQIYYNLTFTNFIGNVATESLLVANNSAIARRFNIDKLKEEKAKNFSLGFTSKLGSNFNMAIDAYYVAIKDRIILSGNFDASSLGVDIDNVQFFANGVNTRTTGVDLVLNWQKKLTKGTLSFDFAGNINHMVIEEINNRMLAEEIFFGKREQQFLLASAPKNKFNFGVNYQLKKITAALKITRFSEVKLIDWQIAKDLANYNNSVSQRLAAATDTYKAKVITDLHLGYQLNKTLNLQVGANNLFNVYPTEQDTFTDSGGKWDATQMGSNGAFYYLKFNINL, translated from the coding sequence ATGATTAGAAAAAATGTTCATAAAACTCTTTTATCATTTTTTTTAATTCTTTGTATTTGTCATAAAACTGTAGCGCAAACAGCAGAACAAAAAACAATTCCTTTATCAGTTTTACTAAATAAAATTAGTAACAAACATAAAATATTTTTTACCTATAATGTAAATTTACTTTCGGGTAAATATATTCAGGAAGAGGGTTTTAAAGACCTTTCTTTAGAAGAGTCTATTTCTTTATTAGAAAAATTAACCCCGTTTGTAATTGATGATTTAGGTAATAATTACTACGTTATTTACAACAAAAAAGATGTCAAAAAGTTAAAAGCTAACAAAAAAAAGACGGATGTTATAAATCCTAAATCTTCTATTAATAACGATTTTAAAGAGCAGAAAATTAGAGTAAAAGGTATTGTTTTAAGTTCAGATAATACACCTCTTACAGGAGCAACTTTGTTAGAGCAAAGCTCTTTAGTTGGTGTTACTACTAATCAAGATGGAATTTTTGAATTCGAAACCCTTAAAAACAATTTGGTTACCGTTAGTTTTTTAGGGCACGAATCTAAAAAGTTAAAACTAATTGCAAATAAATTTCATACCATAACATTGTTAGCGGGGCAAGAGTTAGAAGAAGTTCAGATCGTTGGTTCCAGAAACAAAAATAGAGTGGCTAATGATTCGCCAGTTGCCATAGATTTTATAGATATCGAAAAAACAGCTTCTAAAAATAGTCAAGTAGAAATAAATCAATTTTTGCAATATGTAATTCCGTCATTTAACGCAACAAAACAATCTGGTGCAGATGGCGCAGATCATATAGATCCTGCCACTATTAGAGGTTTAGGACCAGACCAAACCTTAGTTTTAATCAATGGTAAAAGAAGGCATCAAGCATCATTAGTAAATTTATATGGTACAAGAGGTAGAGGAAATTCGGGTACAGATTTAAATACAATTCCTATTTCTGCGATTAAAAGAATAGAACTTTTAAGAGATGGAGCCTCAGCACAATATGGTTCTGATGCAATTGCAGGTGTTTTAAATATTGTTTTAAAAGATTCTGATAACGAATTAAATGTCGGTTCTACAGTTGGTTTTTACAACGCAGATACAGAAAATATATTGCCAAATAAAACAGACGGATTTATCTACAAATTAGCTTTAAATTACGGAACAAAAATAAATAAAGGTGGTTTTGTAAATATTACTGCAGAGGCACTTTCTTCGGATAAAACGTTTAGAAAAGGAACAGAAATTCGAGAGAATTATGGGCAAGCAGGTATAAGTAATGTGAGTCTATTTTTGAATTCGGAAATACCAATTCACAAAAACGCAAAGTTTTATGCAAATGGAGGTTTTAACTACAAAAACACTGAGGCTTTTGCATTTACACGTAAAGCAGAAAGCGAACGAAATGTATTAGAAATTTACCCAGATGGTTTTAATCCATTAATTACTTCACAAATTTTAGACAATTCTTTTTCCTTCGGATTGATTACCAGTTTTAATGATTGGAATATAGATGCTAACAATACTTTTGGTAGAAATAACTTTCATTATAACATTAAAAACACCTTAAATGCAACTTTAGTAGAAAACTCGCCAACAGATTTTGATGCAGGTGGTCATCAACTGATACAAAATACAACAAGTATCGATTTTTCTAAATATTTTTTAAAGGATAAATATGGTTTTAATATTGCTTTAGGATTAGAACATCGGCTTGATAAATATAAAATTTTTGCAGGTGAAGAGGCTTCTTATAAATCTTATGATGTTAATGGAAATAGTATAGATTCTGATACTCAGTTTTCAGAATATCAAATGCTTAATGGTGTAATTAGACCTGGAGGATCGCAAGGTTTTCCTGGTTATGCTATAGAAAATGAGGTAGATAGAGATCGTTCTAATTTTGGAGTTTATGCAGATACAGAAGTAGATTTTTCTAAAAAATTTATGATTGCTGCAGCTTTACGTTACGAGTATTATAGCGATTTTGGTAGTACACTAAATTACAAACTTGCATCAAGAGTTAAAATTACCAATAAATTAAGTGCAAGAACTTCTTTTAGTACAGGTTTTAGAGCGCCATCTTTAGCTCAAATTTATTACAATTTAACCTTTACTAATTTTATTGGTAATGTAGCAACAGAATCTTTATTGGTTGCAAATAATAGTGCCATTGCTAGAAGGTTTAATATTGATAAGCTAAAAGAAGAAAAAGCTAAGAATTTTAGTTTAGGATTTACCTCTAAATTAGGATCAAATTTTAATATGGCTATAGATGCTTACTATGTGGCAATTAAAGATAGAATTATATTAAGTGGTAATTTTGATGCGAGTAGTTTAGGTGTAGATATAGACAATGTTCAGTTTTTTGCTAATGGTGTAAATACTAGAACTACGGGTGTAGATTTAGTTTTAAATTGGCAAAAGAAATTAACAAAAGGAACACTTTCTTTTGATTTTGCTGGTAATATTAATCATATGGTCATAGAAGAGATTAATAACAGAATGTTGGCAGAAGAAATTTTTTTTGGGAAAAGAGAACAGCAATTTTTATTAGCATCAGCACCTAAAAATAAATTCAATTTTGGTGTTAATTATCAACTAAAAAAAATAACTGCAGCTTTAAAAATTACAAGATTTAGTGAGGTTAAGCTCATTGATTGGCAAATAGCAAAAGATTTAGCAAATTATAATAATTCAGTTTCGCAAAGATTAGCTGCTGCTACAGATACTTATAAAGCTAAAGTTATTACAGATTTGCATTTAGGTTATCAACTAAATAAAACATTAAACCTACAAGTGGGTGCTAATAATTTATTTAATGTTTACCCAACAGAACAAGATACTTTTACAGATAGTGGTGGTAAATGGGATGCTACACAAATGGGGTCTAATGGTGCTTTTTACTATCTAAAATTCAACATAAATCTATAA
- a CDS encoding AAA family ATPase, with product MDVDVRAINEKIERESAFIDILTLEMNKVIVGQKQMIESLLIGLLGNGHILLEGVPGLAKTLAINTLSKAVQGSFSRVQFTPDLLPADVVGTMIYNMQKNSFEIKKGPIFANFVLADEINRAPAKVQSALLEAMQERQTTIGDTTFKLDEPFLVMATQNPVEQEGTYPLPEAQVDRFMLKVIIDYPKLLDEQIIMRQNLSGGFAKVNPVISVDEIIRAREVVNEVYMDEKIEKYILDIIFATRYPEKYNLADLKDLISFGASPRGSINLAKAAKCYAFIKRRGYVIPEDVRAVVFDVLRHRIGITYEAEAENVTSVEIINLIINEVEVP from the coding sequence ATGGATGTAGATGTTAGAGCTATTAACGAGAAAATAGAGAGAGAAAGTGCTTTTATAGATATTCTTACTCTAGAAATGAATAAGGTTATTGTTGGTCAAAAACAAATGATAGAAAGTTTGTTAATTGGTTTGTTAGGTAATGGACATATTTTATTAGAAGGTGTGCCTGGTTTAGCAAAAACTTTAGCCATTAATACTTTATCAAAAGCGGTACAAGGTTCTTTTAGTAGGGTACAATTTACGCCAGATTTATTACCTGCAGACGTTGTTGGAACAATGATCTACAACATGCAGAAAAATAGCTTCGAAATAAAAAAAGGGCCAATTTTCGCCAACTTTGTTTTAGCAGATGAGATTAACAGAGCACCTGCAAAAGTACAATCTGCACTTTTAGAGGCAATGCAAGAACGCCAAACTACAATTGGTGATACTACGTTTAAATTAGACGAACCATTTTTAGTAATGGCAACTCAAAATCCTGTAGAGCAAGAAGGTACTTATCCATTACCAGAAGCACAGGTAGATCGTTTTATGTTAAAGGTAATTATTGATTATCCTAAATTATTAGACGAGCAAATTATAATGCGTCAGAATTTATCTGGTGGTTTTGCTAAAGTAAACCCTGTGATTTCTGTTGATGAAATCATTAGAGCTAGAGAAGTGGTTAATGAAGTTTATATGGATGAAAAAATTGAAAAATATATCTTAGATATTATTTTCGCAACTCGTTATCCTGAGAAATATAATTTAGCAGATTTAAAAGACTTAATTAGTTTTGGAGCTTCACCTAGGGGAAGTATCAACTTAGCAAAAGCCGCAAAATGTTATGCATTCATCAAAAGAAGAGGTTATGTAATTCCTGAAGATGTAAGAGCAGTTGTTTTTGATGTTTTACGTCATAGAATTGGTATTACTTACGAGGCTGAAGCAGAAAATGTAACATCCGTAGAAATTATTAACTTAATTATAAACGAAGTAGAAGTACCATAG
- a CDS encoding RNA polymerase sigma factor, with translation MKKLTDKYIWKSLKKGDLNAFSVLFESYYSQLYNYGLKISKNEALTEDSLQDFFLYIYEHRENLSNLDTIAPYLFLSYKRFLMRMMKKKSKLKYSDISDEIAVDLEFTAEEIMTAQETEEFNNTQLSTLLNELPKRQKEAIYLKYYSGLKAREISEIMNINYQSVVNLLHKGIKNLKENISISKLFN, from the coding sequence ATGAAAAAATTAACTGATAAATATATTTGGAAATCCTTAAAAAAAGGAGATCTAAATGCATTTTCAGTTCTTTTTGAGAGCTATTATTCACAACTTTATAATTATGGCTTAAAAATCTCGAAAAACGAAGCGCTTACTGAAGATTCTTTACAAGATTTTTTCTTATATATTTACGAACATAGAGAGAATTTAAGCAATTTAGATACCATTGCACCTTACCTTTTTTTGTCTTACAAACGCTTTTTAATGCGAATGATGAAAAAAAAGTCTAAACTTAAATATTCTGATATTTCTGATGAAATTGCTGTGGATTTAGAATTTACAGCCGAAGAAATAATGACAGCACAAGAAACCGAAGAATTTAATAACACGCAATTATCAACGTTATTAAATGAGCTACCAAAAAGACAAAAAGAAGCCATTTACTTAAAGTATTATAGTGGGTTAAAAGCCAGAGAAATATCAGAAATAATGAATATAAATTACCAAAGTGTAGTAAATTTGTTGCACAAAGGAATTAAGAATTTAAAAGAGAATATTTCCATTTCTAAATTATTTAATTAA
- a CDS encoding DUF58 domain-containing protein, with product MDTKEILKKVRKIEIKTKRLSNDIFGGEYHSSFKGRGMTFSEVRQYQFGDDIRTIDWNVTARYNEPYVKVFEEERELTMMLMVDISGSELFGTSTQFKKDTITEIAATLAFSATQNNDKVGLVLFSDDVELFIPPKKGKSHVLRIIRELIEFKPKSKKTNIDAALKFLSSVLKKRAIVFMLSDFMDDDYEKSAKIAGSKHDLTGIRVYDKHDEEIPNLGVVPMLDAETGDVQLINTSSKTIRTNYKANALRLTDYYINTFRRSGAGTINTRVDESYVKKLLGYFKHKGR from the coding sequence ATGGATACTAAAGAAATACTTAAAAAAGTTCGTAAAATAGAAATTAAGACAAAACGTTTGTCTAATGATATTTTTGGAGGTGAATATCATTCATCTTTCAAAGGACGAGGTATGACTTTTTCTGAAGTACGCCAATATCAATTTGGTGATGATATTAGAACTATAGATTGGAATGTTACAGCACGTTACAATGAACCTTATGTTAAGGTTTTTGAAGAAGAACGTGAATTAACAATGATGTTAATGGTAGATATTTCTGGATCAGAATTATTTGGTACATCTACCCAATTTAAAAAAGATACTATTACAGAAATTGCAGCAACTCTTGCTTTTTCTGCAACTCAAAATAACGATAAAGTAGGTTTGGTTTTATTTTCTGATGATGTAGAACTTTTTATTCCGCCAAAAAAAGGAAAAAGTCATGTTTTACGAATTATTAGAGAATTAATTGAGTTTAAACCAAAAAGCAAAAAAACAAATATTGATGCTGCTTTAAAGTTTTTATCTAGTGTTTTAAAGAAAAGAGCCATCGTTTTTATGTTATCTGATTTTATGGATGATGATTACGAAAAAAGTGCAAAAATTGCAGGTAGCAAACACGATTTAACAGGAATTAGAGTGTATGACAAACACGATGAGGAAATTCCGAATTTAGGCGTAGTACCAATGTTAGATGCAGAAACTGGAGATGTGCAATTAATAAACACATCTTCTAAAACCATTAGAACAAATTACAAAGCCAACGCTTTACGATTAACAGATTATTACATTAATACGTTTAGAAGAAGTGGTGCAGGAACAATAAACACAAGAGTAGACGAAAGTTACGTGAAAAAATTATTAGGATATTTTAAACATAAAGGAAGGTAA
- a CDS encoding vWA domain-containing protein: protein MRNWNNFEFLNPEFLWLLVLIPLLAIWYFFARKKDAAILTVPSIKGFKAKSSLLSKLKPILYVLRLLALAAIIVALARPRNVSVSKRTKTNKGIDIVMAIDVSASMLARDLKPNRLEALKKVAVTFVNKRPNDRIGIVVYAGESFTQTPITSDKGIVKRTIDRLQWGQLDGGTAIGMGLGSGVNRLKESKAKSKIIILLTDGVNNSGNIDPRTATELAKELGIKVYTIGIGTNGMADFPWSKDPRTGQLNFRKQQVEIDEALLKEIASETNGKYFRATNNDKLAEIYDEIDKLEKTKIEEFKYYNYQEMYRDLVFLALGLLILEFLLRNTLFKSFI, encoded by the coding sequence ATGAGGAATTGGAATAATTTTGAATTTTTAAATCCGGAGTTTCTTTGGTTGTTAGTGTTAATTCCACTTTTAGCCATTTGGTATTTTTTTGCCAGAAAAAAAGATGCAGCAATATTAACAGTACCAAGTATAAAAGGGTTTAAAGCAAAATCATCGCTTTTATCTAAATTAAAACCCATTTTATATGTTTTAAGATTGCTTGCTTTAGCAGCAATCATAGTAGCATTAGCAAGACCTAGAAATGTTTCTGTAAGCAAAAGAACAAAAACCAATAAAGGTATAGATATTGTTATGGCAATTGATGTTTCTGCAAGTATGTTAGCCAGAGATTTAAAACCAAATAGATTAGAAGCGCTCAAAAAAGTAGCAGTTACTTTTGTAAATAAAAGACCAAATGACAGAATTGGAATTGTAGTTTACGCAGGAGAAAGTTTTACACAAACACCAATTACAAGCGATAAAGGTATTGTAAAAAGAACTATAGATCGTTTACAATGGGGCCAATTAGATGGTGGAACTGCAATAGGAATGGGTTTAGGTTCTGGTGTAAACAGACTAAAAGAAAGTAAAGCAAAAAGTAAAATTATTATTTTATTAACTGATGGAGTAAACAATTCAGGAAATATAGACCCAAGAACTGCAACAGAATTAGCCAAAGAATTAGGTATAAAAGTATATACCATTGGAATTGGTACAAATGGAATGGCAGATTTTCCTTGGAGCAAAGACCCAAGAACTGGTCAATTAAATTTTAGAAAACAACAAGTAGAAATTGATGAAGCTCTGTTAAAAGAAATCGCATCAGAAACTAATGGAAAATATTTTAGAGCAACCAATAACGATAAATTAGCAGAAATTTATGACGAAATTGATAAGCTCGAAAAAACTAAAATAGAAGAATTTAAATATTATAATTATCAAGAAATGTATAGAGATTTAGTCTTTTTAGCACTTGGTTTATTAATCTTAGAATTCTTATTAAGAAACACGTTATTTAAGAGTTTTATTTAA